A genomic region of Barnesiella viscericola DSM 18177 contains the following coding sequences:
- a CDS encoding HU family DNA-binding protein, producing MNEKISFPDLVALLAAKLNVTKKEAEAFLKEFFTVSTEVISSGEELRINELGVFKPIWVEPRASVNVQTGEPVEIPGHYKLSFVPDKVLREAVNAPFSSFSVEILNDHVSTEAMMAVDEDELLGSRDTDSPEEDLLAAGPAAVMSADSDAAGEVAPATESERVEPEEVPTGEMADSEPSTNTVSETSTSDPNLEIPAASEKDETTVAETEAEVETPPTIEPIEATPTSATGEQAVKTSALVPVVTEEEQDYHEYLQKSASRRAFWLGAFSGLGAVVVIVTAVWFFLRDDDGIKIGEYTLSLTDSEAFAPQPVANPVADTVVIPEAVDTVVEGTAASADTVPLTRESDSRNVKTNGQSAQVAPTVGQPTSGPVVETIRSGVFLTTLSRKYFGHKAFWVYIYEENKGVIKNPNQVPTGTRVVIPDAAKYHIDAKNSRSVDEAKALAVKILSRYE from the coding sequence ATATCTTTCCCCGATTTGGTCGCTTTGCTCGCCGCAAAACTGAATGTGACGAAGAAGGAGGCCGAGGCTTTTCTCAAAGAGTTCTTTACGGTCTCGACCGAGGTTATCTCGTCGGGCGAAGAGCTGCGAATAAACGAGTTGGGTGTGTTCAAACCCATTTGGGTGGAACCTCGTGCCAGTGTGAACGTGCAGACGGGTGAGCCGGTAGAGATACCGGGGCATTACAAGTTGTCGTTTGTCCCCGACAAGGTGTTGCGCGAGGCTGTGAATGCTCCCTTTTCGAGCTTCTCGGTCGAGATTCTCAATGACCACGTATCGACCGAGGCTATGATGGCGGTGGACGAAGACGAGTTGCTGGGTAGTCGCGATACCGATAGCCCCGAGGAGGATTTGCTCGCTGCCGGACCGGCGGCTGTCATGTCGGCCGATTCAGACGCAGCCGGCGAGGTGGCTCCGGCCACTGAGTCTGAGCGGGTCGAGCCTGAGGAGGTACCGACCGGTGAAATGGCAGACTCTGAACCTTCGACCAATACTGTCTCCGAAACATCTACATCTGACCCGAACCTCGAAATACCCGCTGCTTCTGAAAAGGACGAAACGACGGTAGCCGAGACGGAGGCCGAGGTTGAGACCCCGCCGACAATCGAACCGATTGAAGCGACACCCACATCTGCGACGGGAGAACAGGCTGTTAAGACATCGGCTCTGGTTCCTGTCGTTACCGAAGAAGAGCAGGATTACCACGAATACTTGCAGAAGTCGGCTTCGCGTCGCGCCTTTTGGCTGGGAGCCTTCTCGGGCTTGGGTGCTGTTGTCGTGATTGTTACCGCAGTATGGTTCTTCCTGCGGGACGATGACGGTATCAAGATAGGTGAATATACACTCTCTCTGACCGATAGCGAGGCGTTTGCACCGCAACCCGTGGCGAACCCTGTGGCCGATACGGTTGTTATACCAGAGGCCGTCGATACGGTAGTGGAGGGTACGGCGGCAAGTGCAGATACGGTGCCGTTGACACGGGAATCTGACTCTCGAAATGTTAAAACAAACGGGCAGTCGGCCCAGGTTGCTCCGACAGTAGGTCAACCGACTTCCGGTCCCGTAGTAGAGACGATACGCTCGGGGGTATTCCTCACCACATTGTCTCGTAAATATTTCGGCCATAAAGCCTTCTGGGTATATATTTATGAAGAGAACAAAGGAGTTATCAAGAATCCCAACCAAGTACCCACTGGTACACGGGTGGTGATTCCCGATGCTGCAAAATATCATATCGATGCCAAGAACAGCCGTTCGGTCGATGAAGCCAAAGCGTTGGCTGTAAAGATTTTGAGCCGGTATGAATGA